From Streptomyces sp. TLI_235, a single genomic window includes:
- a CDS encoding rhamnosyl/mannosyltransferase — MSTPERPPRVLMVSHYYPPHLGGIENVARQEARHLAAAGAEVTVLTSADRSSVRDEDGVRVVRIAAWNGAERAGVPFPVLSPRVLTAALRHARRADVVHVHDCLYLTSWAAGLAAVLTRTPHVLTQHVALVAHPSALVRAVQHAVYAVAGRALLRRARRVITLNASVADFAVRGGARPDRLRHLANGVDTALFRPAAAPGERAAARTRLGLPQDRVLALFAGRLVPKKGHDLLLAAHRPEDGYDLVFAGDGDVRALAGRPGVHGLGTLSPEDLADAYRACDLFVLPSTAEGFPLTVQEAMASGLPVITTDDPGYAPYRLDRSSVRLLPRDPGQLGDALAELAADPALRARMGGYSRQYAADAFSWHRHTTALTEHYRGRDGHEHVQHEQAHA; from the coding sequence ATGAGCACACCCGAGCGGCCGCCGCGCGTGCTGATGGTCAGCCACTACTACCCGCCGCACCTCGGCGGCATCGAGAACGTCGCCCGCCAGGAGGCCCGCCACCTGGCCGCCGCCGGCGCCGAGGTCACCGTGCTGACCAGCGCCGACCGCAGCAGCGTCCGCGACGAGGACGGCGTCCGCGTGGTGCGGATCGCCGCCTGGAACGGCGCCGAACGGGCCGGCGTGCCCTTCCCGGTGCTGTCGCCCCGCGTGCTCACCGCCGCGCTCCGGCACGCCCGGCGGGCCGACGTGGTGCACGTCCACGACTGCCTCTACCTCACCTCCTGGGCCGCCGGACTGGCCGCCGTGCTCACCCGGACCCCGCACGTCCTCACCCAGCACGTCGCCCTGGTCGCCCACCCCTCCGCGCTGGTCCGCGCCGTCCAGCACGCCGTGTACGCCGTCGCCGGCCGCGCCCTGCTGCGCCGCGCCCGCCGCGTGATCACCCTGAACGCCTCCGTCGCCGACTTCGCCGTCCGCGGCGGGGCCCGCCCGGACCGGCTGCGCCACCTCGCCAACGGCGTCGACACCGCGCTCTTCCGCCCGGCCGCCGCGCCCGGCGAGCGGGCCGCCGCCCGCACCCGCCTCGGCCTGCCGCAGGACCGCGTGCTCGCCCTCTTCGCCGGCCGCCTCGTGCCCAAGAAGGGCCACGACCTGCTGCTCGCCGCACACCGCCCCGAGGACGGCTACGACCTGGTCTTCGCCGGCGACGGTGACGTCCGGGCCCTCGCCGGCCGCCCCGGCGTGCACGGCCTCGGAACCCTGTCGCCCGAGGACCTCGCCGACGCCTACCGTGCCTGCGACCTCTTCGTCCTGCCGTCCACCGCCGAGGGCTTCCCGCTCACCGTCCAAGAAGCCATGGCCTCCGGCCTGCCCGTGATCACCACGGACGACCCCGGGTACGCGCCTTACCGGCTCGACCGCAGCAGTGTCCGCCTGCTGCCCCGCGACCCCGGGCAGCTGGGCGACGCCCTCGCCGAACTCGCCGCAGACCCCGCCCTGCGCGCCCGGATGGGCGGCTACTCCCGGCAGTACGCCGCCGACGCCTTCTCCTGGCACCGGCACACCACCGCATTGACCGAGCACTACCGGGGCCGCGACGGGCACGAGCACGTTCAGCACGAGCAGGCCCACGCATGA